The following proteins are encoded in a genomic region of Opitutales bacterium:
- a CDS encoding FAD-binding oxidoreductase: protein MTRAIRIIGSGLAGIHLAWALHMRGVHFELIGQDRAYPAWQASAGIINPVTGKRVVKSWNIDALLPFAQKRYAEVGQKIGVPSHYHNIPLKRFFRPNSDEIERLNDRLSDPDYTAYLSSKNCDELGFKINQAAWVDVSTFVEESRAYFLAKGLFFDDFMEYFSIERWQAKSERLAIFCEGAQGTENPWFHWLDYRISRGDVVDFKTKAKLPSLLINKEKWMLPLGPNVGRMGSTYTWDNLLAPPDSRRPDELFQSLNSSIPALNEAEVTTHRVGIRPGTNDSRPYVGEHPRQPGIFILNGFGSKGASQSPWCAEALVNHMLDWAAIPQDIDVQRRVKFARGRL, encoded by the coding sequence GCTATCCGTATCATCGGATCCGGTCTTGCCGGTATTCATTTAGCGTGGGCGCTTCATATGCGAGGCGTTCATTTCGAGCTGATAGGTCAAGACCGGGCCTATCCAGCGTGGCAGGCATCAGCAGGCATTATTAATCCAGTCACTGGTAAGCGCGTGGTGAAGTCATGGAATATCGACGCGCTCTTGCCCTTTGCTCAGAAGAGATATGCCGAGGTCGGCCAAAAAATAGGTGTTCCATCACACTATCATAACATTCCATTAAAACGCTTTTTCCGCCCGAATAGTGACGAAATCGAACGCCTCAACGACCGTCTGAGCGATCCGGATTATACTGCCTATTTGTCTTCAAAAAACTGCGATGAACTTGGTTTCAAGATCAACCAGGCTGCATGGGTTGATGTCTCAACATTTGTCGAAGAATCGCGCGCCTACTTTTTGGCAAAAGGGCTGTTTTTTGATGATTTCATGGAATATTTCAGCATTGAGAGATGGCAGGCGAAATCGGAGCGACTCGCCATCTTTTGCGAGGGGGCTCAAGGGACTGAGAATCCTTGGTTCCATTGGCTAGACTACCGTATCTCTCGCGGCGACGTCGTGGATTTTAAGACAAAAGCCAAGTTGCCTAGCTTGTTGATTAATAAGGAAAAATGGATGTTACCTCTGGGCCCAAATGTAGGACGCATGGGTTCGACATACACCTGGGATAATCTGCTTGCTCCGCCAGACTCGAGACGACCCGACGAACTCTTCCAAAGTTTAAACAGCTCAATACCAGCTCTGAACGAGGCTGAAGTCACCACCCACAGAGTGGGCATTCGGCCAGGTACAAACGATTCGCGCCCCTACGTGGGCGAACACCCGAGACAACCTGGTATTTTTATCCTTAATGGCTTCGGTTCAAAAGGGGCATCCCAGAGTCCCTGGTGTGCTGAGGCATTAGTGAACCACATGTTAGACTGGGCGGCGATACCACAGGATATCGATGTGCAGCGCCGTGTAAAATTTGCCAGAGGCCGTCTTTAG